One Pseudobdellovibrionaceae bacterium genomic window carries:
- a CDS encoding tyrosine-type recombinase/integrase encodes MSRVPRYALNKNKYLLDDELARLRQIFRSFQDSDPRNVLLLELALQTGARATELLNCQRSDLILNDETLFIRGIKGSNDREIPLPSKLFQRLHRYNQGLEGTKLFDISYERLYQIWQLYRPVPKKFHSLRHTFAIELYKRTRDIRLLQVALGHRNIANTMIYADYLYSKEELRRLLVEI; translated from the coding sequence GTGTCAAGAGTCCCCCGTTACGCACTGAATAAAAACAAGTATCTCCTCGACGATGAGCTAGCTCGTCTTCGGCAGATTTTTCGCTCTTTTCAAGACTCCGATCCCCGCAATGTTTTACTTTTAGAACTCGCTCTACAGACCGGGGCGCGGGCGACCGAGCTTCTGAACTGTCAGCGCTCGGACCTCATTCTCAACGACGAAACGCTCTTTATTCGGGGGATCAAGGGATCCAACGACCGCGAGATCCCCCTGCCCTCCAAGCTCTTCCAGCGGCTTCACCGCTACAATCAGGGCCTCGAGGGAACGAAGCTCTTCGACATCTCTTACGAACGGCTTTATCAGATCTGGCAGCTGTACCGACCCGTGCCGAAGAAGTTCCACTCGCTTCGCCACACCTTCGCGATCGAGCTCTATAAGCGCACGCGCGACATTCGTTTACTTCAGGTGGCGCTCGGCCACCGCAACATCGCCAATACGATGATTTACGCCGACTATCTCTACTCCAAAGAAGAGCTGCGTCGTCTGCTGGTCGAGATCTGA